GCTCCGCCAGGCAGAAACGCCTACGAAGGCCTAGTGATCAGGCCTTCGGGCACCTTTCCAATGCCTCAGGCTAAGCAGCCTACGCCGACCAGTCTATCGCTTCACTGTTGACGAGGCGCGTAATCTGCAGGACATACGTTTGGCGCTCCCACGATGACGAGCAACGTGGATGCCGCGTGGCCAGGAGGTGCTGAGACAGCCGCCGTATCTTCACACCCGCGCAAGGGTTGGCGACCCGCAAGGATCCTTTCTGGTGCCGATTTTTTCCGCCTTGCGAATCCGCATGTAGCGGAGACAGTCCTCAGGGCGTTCGAGTGTGCCCGttgcgcccgcgcgggcaCTCGCCGTCAACGAGTCTCCGAAAACGAAGGGCAACAAGCTCGACGGAGTGAAGCggggcccgccgcctcttcgggAGATGAAACAAACCGTGACTGTGAGTGCCCGGCTTCCGCGCAGCTCCAGCCGAGCCGGCAGCCTTCCTCGTgtccggcgcgcggcggaaggggcCCTCCTGTATATGGCTGCCTTTGTCCCAGATCCAAACAGCTGAGAGTGGGGTGCGGGAGTGGACATTTCCATGCCAGCGCGTGGCGTGAGGATCGGCGGATTTTCCGAGCGTCGGCTTCGCACGGAGACGTGCCCTGCGGCGGACGTGAGTCCTCGAGGATGAAGAGAGCCAGCGTTCGTGGAGCATCGCTGGTGACCGGAGCTCTTGGCCGCCCACATCCGCGCTGTTGGCTCGCGTTTGGAGCGCTGATTGGTGTTGCGGCAATCATGTCGCTGACGCGCCCCTTCGCACAGGTGCGCTTCACTTGGTCGCGCTCAGGCCACCGAACCGAGGCAGTTCGGCAACGCTTCATTACATGGGCCCCTCTAGACGCCGTTTTTTCCTCACTCGCTatgcgtgtgtctgtgcgcTAGCAGCGCGCTCTCACTCCTTGGGAATGGCTGCGAGGCTGCGACTGATGTGTGTGCAGACCTTCCCTACCGCTGccacgggcgcggcgcgtggagcCAGCTCGGTCGCAGAACTGATGCACTACCTAAAGACCGTGTTCCACTCGTCCCCTCTCGCCTACTGGCGAcccgccgcgagcctcgttttctcggtggtcggcctcgcggcgggtGTCGTAGTGCTCGCCTCCTTTTTGACCGGGCCGCATATCGTTGAAGGTGAGCtctcgaggaggcggtggCGCTGGCAATCGTCCCGTTCACAGCACGTCGGGATGAAGCTTTCTGGTGGATTCGGCGTGCGCTGCTCCTTTTGTTCTTGGTCGCTGCCGCAATGTCGACTGCGCAGTGCGAACGCGGCCGCACTCCAGAGGCGGTGAAAGGGGCGTTGTTTCACTGCTGGGAGCATGTTGAGGTATATGACAGCAAAGACACACCCCCCGCTGTCGCTACAGCGCGCCAGCTCGTAAACGGCTTTTTTCGCTCATTGCTTTGTCCGGTCTTGCTGCGTGTGCACTCAGAGTCCCTCGAGGTGGTCGCCAACTTTGgagtgcagctgcagcacacGACCCGCTGGGGCGGCGTCCGGCGCGAATTCATTGAAGCCTCGCAAGTCTCTGACGTCATTATCAACGAGGTGTGCCTCCGTCTCTCGACTCTTGCCCGTCACATGCCTCCTGGGATCGAACGCCCATCCTTACATTGACTAGGATGGCTTGGCGCGAGTTGCCTGCCGCTTGAGGAAAGCCCTTGTTGGGCTCGCGTCGTGCGCACGCAAACTCGGTCCTCTATGTGCCGgaaagcgcggcggctggcatGTGCTGTGCTTGGCGCATTTTTCGCTGTGCGGCCGCCTGGGGGCCTTGCATGTCTAAGGAGTTAATGTAGCCTTATTCAGGGTCTGCCGCGCTCAGATAATGGATCCAGGTTGTTGATGTGGCACGGGGCGCTCGTCTCACGCCACCTCGATGACAGCTCGCTTGCCGCAGCCCTTGGGGAGGAGTCTCTGGTTCAGGCGCGAGGAACGAGAAGAGAAGTGTGGGGTTAGGCACAGCCGGGGGTGTGGGTTTGCCGCGGCAACAAAAGACCTTGAGAGGCCgtgcgctgcgctggcgtgcTGCCTGCAGGGATTCCGCGTCTGTGACATTATCTTCTACGTCGCGCTTCTTGTCAAAGATCGGCCAAACATGGTTGTGCCGTTCCAGGTAAGCGGCGGTTCTGTGTGCAGCACATGCCTATCACAGCTGAAGGAGGGGCAGCGCAGCGGTCGTTTTCTTaacgcatgcagctgcaaATCGAATTTCGTGTGCGGTGTAGTCGTCTCGTGCTGAACGCGCAGTCACGATGAAAAACCGATCCGAAAACAACATATGAGGCCGTGTCGTTTGACGCAGGCACGCAACCGTCCTGGCCCCCGGTGTGAACCGGTAGATGATGTGAGAGTCGGCGTACTGCGTATCGTGGACTTCCGGTCTCTCCCCGTGAGGCTCTGACTCGTGTACAATGTCTTGTTGCAGCATTTTTCTTTGCCACTAGAAGAAAACCTGGTGATCTATGAAACCCTTCACCACCTTTTGCACGTCGGGGACCGAGTTCACCCGCACGAGTAACCAAACGGCGAGGTGCTGGGCGCGCGACACAAAACTCCCGCTGCAGTGAGATGAGTAGCAGGGCCAAGCCCCATTTCGAgctgtcgcctgcagcgcaaaGCCTCACGTGGTCCTTGACAAGAGAAAGCTGATTCGCTGTTCTATTTCTGGGGCCGgcgcgaaggcagagactgcgagggaggcgaccgcgctcACGCAGTCATCGTACGAGCTCAAGATCCAGCATTTTGAGCAGATGCTACTGTGGCGCATCGGCTGCCATGTCGAAATCCAAAAATTGTTTCATGGTTCATTTTCGGCATCATTAGAGTGCGTGCGTGTTTGCCGATGCTCCAGCAGCAGGACGACAGACATGCGAATATCGGCGTGGCATAGCATGGTAGCTTCGCGTATTTCCGGCATACTTTCCGCTCAGCGTACCACGCGTCGGCAAAATAAACTTATCAAGTGAGTCCCGCAAGCTGGCTCCCACACAGTAATAGCTTCATGACTTTCAGAGCACTGACTGTTTCCCGTTCAAATCGTACGTATGCCGCTTCAACGAAATCCAAAAGCTCCCTGTGACGCGTGTGAGGAGAACACTGAACCACTCGAGTGCCTTCAGTGTGAGGCATATCTACAGAGTTGCTGCAAAGAAGACTGAAGTCGCCAGAGGCACGAAGACAGTTTATTAATCATAGGTAGCCGATCGTCTCTCGCAGAGGTTTCGGTCGTCCTGCTTTAGCGACGGACGTCCATGCCACCTACCGTCGACAAATTTCTCTCCAGGCTCTCATAGCCGGCGGCAACTTTGTTACCTAGGAAAGCAGCCGAAGACTTCATGTGGCTATTTACATGTCGGCTGCTCAACCGCGATAAACGCCGGCAATATGCCATCATCAGCGCAGCAGTATGGGGGAAGCCCGAGTGGGCTAAACGGGAGGTCTAGGAATGGGCTATTGAATGAAGCAATGTCCGCCAGCAGTATCACCATAGGTGATAAAATTGGTGAGCGTCAGCTATAGTCGAGGGCACGACAAACAGCAGCAATCGCCGCAGCGAAAGCTGACACCGTTGTGTTTgccccgcctccggcggGAGCGGCGACCAGGCTGCTCATAGTGTTGCCGCGCGAAACGGGGATATCAGGCACAACTCTTTTTAGTCGTCCTTTGTTGTTGAGTCTGGTAGATGCGTACCCGAGTCACGACAAAAGTTGGTGTCACGTCCAAATCCAAGAAGGTAAGTCCGATGGCCCAATACGCCCAGGAGCTTTCTACACGTTTTTGTTTCTGGGTGGGTCGACCGGCACACGCGGAACTGGTCTCTCAGCTAACGCTCTTTACGCTTCGAAGCAGCTCTCAGCAGTATTCGCAGAAGATTCTAGACTCCAGTCGTGTCTGGCGCTGGGCACAGCGACGAGTCGCACCGCGGGTAGGACCCCAGTACAAGACGAATCGTGCTCACAaagaggcgcccgcgagggcaACAAAAGTGGCAATCGAACCACGTGAGGAAGGACTAGCACAGCAGGCGGGACTCACTGATAGTGCAGGAAAGCAAAACTCGTTGTACTGGCAATGGAAAAGGGCTTGCACACTTTACCAGGTCACTCCTCGGCGCCACGGGTTGCcacaggcggcgcagggagcAAGCCCCCAGCTACTTCTGCGCAGCAGCCTATTCTTCTGACATCTATGAGCTGAACGGACACCCACGAAGAAGCCATTTGGGGCTGTACGCCTGTAGACTTTTAAATACCGTAGAGCATGTGCTTCGGTCGAACAAGTCTGTGGGTTGGCATGCGCTCGAAAAACAGGAAAACAACCGAGACATCTCGCAGGGCTCGCTGACCGACGAGACAGCGTGTCTCGCCCGCGGACCGAGGAGCGAAGCAAACGAGCAGACACCGTTTTTTTTGTCTTTCCCAGAGTCTAGAGTTTAGGAGCACACGGTTACAAACGGGTTGTCTGCAATGCAGAGCGCTTACCATCCCCTCCTCGCTCGTTGTTTTCCTCCAGCTCTAGGGTTCGTTTGTGTGTGCCGCGTACTGTAAAGTTGTCTTCCACTGCGTTTCTGCGAGAAAGCTTCATGTTGTGTCCCCTCTCTTGGGAGGGTGCAATTGGACCCTAGTTTGAAAACCAGTCTAGAGGTGTTTCTTCTCTAAAAGTCGTTCCAGTACCTGCTCGTTTAAACGTGCGCAGGTTGATTCAGTCCACTCATCGAATCGGGCCGGCAGAGCATCTTCAGCGTTATTCCACGTTACATTGCGAGACGTTTTCGCTGTTGTCCAACAAAACATGCCTCCTCCTTGACCAGTCCGTATTAGCGCGCGGTGTCTGTTCGCATCAACCAGCCGTGGCCATCTGTTTCTGTCGCGGGTTACCGAAGCTGCGAAGACACCGTACACTGCAACGGCTGGCGCTTGTCGAGGCATGTCAACACCTCCTTTCCTTGTATCCGAGTCTCTGATTTTTTCTTAAATTGTCTTCTGGTCGGTCGAAGGACCTGGGATCAGGACTATACGTGGGAATCAAAAGTGGTATCGATATACGGGCTAGGCCCTTTAGCCTGTATCTTTGAGTGTCTCACTTCGTGTgcggtgctgcagctgcagacgtcAGAAATCCGCAACATCGTAGAGGTCCTACCCAGAAGAGAAAACTATTATGTCAAAGGGTCGACCTCGTTTTCCGCACCTCGTGTTGCAGTCGTGTGGACTGAACCATCCACGTCTGCGTTGGGTTGGCGGTGGGGGTTTCCGGTTGAGTTTTGCGTTCATTCTTATCGTCACTTGATGTGCCTTTAATTTTGAAGAATTCTCGGTATCTCGGCCCTCCATCCGCAGTACGTGGCCACCAATCCAGTTGCTTCAGCGGACTTTATCCTGTCTTTTCCTGTGCATGACGAGCAAAAATGGCGCCGGTGGAGTTCAGCTCTCGGGGAGCCTCCTGGCTCTCGCGGTTCCTCTGGCTGGTGCTTGCTCTGCCGTGTACTCCGTCACTCGATGGGAAGTGCGAGGTGGCTGACGGTGACTTGCCCAAGCCCGCGACTCTTCAGCGCGTGATGGATCCCCTCCCATTTCTACAGAGTAAGACTCTCTTCCTCATTGCCAATGAACCCGTCCTCGAGAGCCACGTGGTCAGCAACCTTCTACACAACCTTCTCTACACGTTGCAAGTTCCAAACGGACACGTTCAGCTTCTCGATGAGATTCTCCTGTCGGAGCACGGAAAATCCAGCTATGCCGCCCTGCTGCCGTGGCTGCGGAGTGTCCACCAGGCGCTGCCCCCTGAAATCGAGTTTATCTGGCTGGGCACAGCATACAGTCGCATTGTCGGACCCTCCTTGGAAAAGCTGATGACTCTCCtcgcggacgaggcgaaagcgagcggcgaggcagcgccgacaAGCAGTCAGTGGTATCCGCACGGTCTCTGCATTGGATTCGGGTTGAGAGACCAAGTGTTGTCCATCGCACACCACTTTTACCACGACGAAGCGTTTCTGTATCCGTTTTTGGATGCGGGGCTTCTCATGGATCGGCGCTTCTTGACGTTCCTGGATCAGACGAtcgaagaagaaggcaagAAACTGTCGGCGCGCATCGAGATCGACCCGCTTCACGAACTGTTCAAGTTCCTCTATGAAacccgcggcttcctcgtgCAGCACTCTCCGCTATTCTGTCCGGCTTCGCCGATTCCCCGCGATTTCGATCGCGCAGAAGACATCTATCCACCCCCGCATCAGAGACTACGGCCTTCAGAACAGGGCCTGCGCGGCAATGATGAAGAGCAagacgcgggaggcgcgcacaAGCAGGGCACCGCGAAAGGCATGGCGGGCAGCAGAAGGAGCCCCGTAGTTTCGCgggcggagaagaacgaaATCGAAGGGTGCGTGTCGTTCGCCGTCGGATGCAGACACTCCCCGATCCTCTCACACCAGTTTTTCGATAGGCTGCTTGCATTCGAGCAGGATCTTCTCGACCGCAAGGAGGCCTTGGTGGAGCAGTACCCCAtcgacgcggacgcggatGAGAACAGCGAACTGCGAGCCAAAGAGGAGGTCCTCCTGAAGGAGCGCCCGGTCTTCATTGCTGAGCCAGAAGTAAGGGAACGAGGCCCgagtcctgcagcagcacgaCGCATTCTCCACAAGATGTGTTTCCGTGCTggagcgccttctcgcttgtTTTAGCGTGCCAGAGTGGCCAAGTTGGGCCGGGCCTTTCTTCGACTTGTGTGTCAGTTTCGTTCCTGTCACGgctgctctcttcgccgtgTGCATATTCGTTTCCTCGCAGTGGCTTTCAAGTCCCAGTTTTTTTCTGCACTTTGAACCGCGGGAGGACATGCTAGTTACACATTGGGTTTTCTTTTTGTTCAGGACGTCCTCATCGCTGTCAAGACGCACCCGAAGAACCACACGACGCGTGTCCCGCTCCTGAAGAAGCTCTGGGCTGCGCCCGACGTCGTCCTGGAAATGgctcagcggcgcgcgaaggccggGAGGCACTCGCACCCGTTTGaagccgcggtcgcggagcgTGAGCACGCGAGTCTCGAGCAGCACATGCGCAACATCGCGATTGAGTTCTACTCCGAGGAAGCTGAAgacagcagcgcggccgcgtctcctgcAGACATGGTCACTGTCCAGGTGTCGTCCcctggagagaagagggcgcTGTGCGAGAAGCTCCGCGCGATTCTGAAGCACTTTTACGAGCGCCACCCCACGCGCAGGTTCCTTGTGATCGTCGATGATGACACGCTTGTGAACGTCCGCCATCTGCTCGATGCGATTTCGATGACGCTGCACCCGCCAGTTCCAGCGCGCGCGTACTTCCGGGAGGCGCTGTCTGACCAAAACGGCATTCGCCGAGCGCATGCCCCGTACcgggcgctcgccagcgatATTGAAGCGTTCCTGAGTGACTGGGAAGCCAGGCACGCGGTGGAGGAGTCGCGGGCGGATGCGTCCAGCGGACAGGAAGGCAGTGCAGGAGGGCCGCAGACGGGCAAGTcagacagcgagaagaaaTCCGAAACTTCTAGAAATGACagtcccgcgccgccttcgctgtcgttCATTTCGAAGGCGTATGTGAAGGGtcacgcggcaggcgaggctggcagcggcggcggccagaAAAGTCTTTCGCGCGTGGTAGATCGCGTCTCCCCGCTGTATCTGGGGCAGCGGTATTCATTCGGGCACACGGACAGTGGGCATTCTGGCGGACGTGGATACGACTACATTACcatgggcggcggcgtggtTCTAGATCGCGAGGCTGTTCAGGCGATTTTGGAGTGCGAAACGTGTCAGTGCCCGtccgagggcgccgcggacgacaTGATTTTGGGGTTGTGGATGCACCAGCTGAAGATTCCTGCACTGCACAGCCGTTGGTTCCACCAGGAGCGACCTGCCGACTATCACCCTGAACACGTTCGAGCGACTAC
The Besnoitia besnoiti strain Bb-Ger1 chromosome VIII, whole genome shotgun sequence genome window above contains:
- a CDS encoding hypothetical protein (encoded by transcript BESB_082560); translated protein: MTSNVDAAWPGGAETAAVSSHPRKGWRPARILSGADFFRLANPHVAETVLRAFECARCARAGTRRQRVSENEGQQARRSEAGPAASSGDETNRDCECPASAQLQPSRQPSSCPARGGRGPPVYGCLCPRSKQLRVGCGSGHFHASAWREDRRIFRASASHGDVPCGGRESSRMKRASVRGASLVTGALGRPHPRCWLAFGALIGVAAIMSLTRPFAQTFPTAATGAARGASSVAELMHYLKTVFHSSPLAYWRPAASLVFSVVGLAAGVVVLASFLTGPHIVEESLEVVANFGVQLQHTTRWGGVRREFIEASQVSDVIINEGFRVCDIIFYVALLVKDRPNMVVPFQQQDDRHANIGVA
- a CDS encoding hypothetical protein (encoded by transcript BESB_082570), whose protein sequence is MAPVEFSSRGASWLSRFLWLVLALPCTPSLDGKCEVADGDLPKPATLQRVMDPLPFLQSKTLFLIANEPVLESHVVSNLLHNLLYTLQVPNGHVQLLDEILLSEHGKSSYAALLPWLRSVHQALPPEIEFIWLGTAYSRIVGPSLEKLMTLLADEAKASGEAAPTSSQWYPHGLCIGFGLRDQVLSIAHHFYHDEAFLYPFLDAGLLMDRRFLTFLDQTIEEEGKKLSARIEIDPLHELFKFLYETRGFLVQHSPLFCPASPIPRDFDRAEDIYPPPHQRLRPSEQGLRGNDEEQDAGGAHKQGTAKGMAGSRRSPVVSRAEKNEIEGCVSFAVGCRHSPILSHQFFDRLLAFEQDLLDRKEALVEQYPIDADADENSELRAKEEVLLKERPVFIAEPEDVLIAVKTHPKNHTTRVPLLKKLWAAPDVVLEMAQRRAKAGRHSHPFEAAVAEREHASLEQHMRNIAIEFYSEEAEDSSAAASPADMVTVQVSSPGEKRALCEKLRAILKHFYERHPTRRFLVIVDDDTLVNVRHLLDAISMTLHPPVPARAYFREALSDQNGIRRAHAPYRALASDIEAFLSDWEARHAVEESRADASSGQEGSAGGPQTGKSDSEKKSETSRNDSPAPPSLSFISKAYVKGHAAGEAGSGGGQKSLSRVVDRVSPLYLGQRYSFGHTDSGHSGGRGYDYITMGGGVVLDREAVQAILECETCQCPSEGAADDMILGLWMHQLKIPALHSRWFHQERPADYHPEHVRATTPVSFHRMEKEEAATKKLFDKFVDIGDGMNLGAEDLDDFDAVDWIDLDWQQIEDVLWSDHDGGDDLDDENDDELSLHSIVKRVVEEGKRQGKQNMSPADIADHIEKEVKEDEERRNGDDEDWSWLHDEL